The following are from one region of the Osmia bicornis bicornis chromosome 8, iOsmBic2.1, whole genome shotgun sequence genome:
- the LOC114877094 gene encoding uncharacterized protein LOC114877094 isoform X4, whose translation MANSKHWCLTCQRYCIYSEQDKIAPPGEEDEEDGLRNGFAKGQENDTSMHSYSRNGQGGYKPRRSGNGDAGTRSHKDESSGSPSQPKIIFNEDEYTRITTPRQDMLFKKGYLSKKKPWAGNANTSATSSTTESQSASHSTAGRGIDGSETTEDQQLLDRDCGTGEYPPMIEPGAQLGYGTFYDHASGYYYEYPVMLVGPAPVPAQVAPSVLAAVPCGPVPLRPIEWINPTFVPKLAGQPYYMMDYETNQCVETAVVSEEQENVLPVETSNGTCNESCTGSTSCNGSVAGEVEEQGTEGNPVEDEQQGDEQNEEQVEEQYLNEQHVEEQQLENGMNGVPYMEPVLMQQPVHVSHVIPAVPQPYMYPGHYMFGPPLVNVNGVTIQGGPMIRTTDVATMSAACAKRRKKKKRRKQRRLATGNTEGNTDEEEGEYSSECDTGLPSSRLSWTACSTSTTTTTTASNRPLNPECQEFKLRQVVEPDTALSTIPTSANAPASEECTTNQPGTLSSDATNAGNESDQVCNGVVRDESNNRKGDKLIANNSDDVGSSSSSSLSLEKSQSTSPDATNSSDEANRLTNSLFEQEETNRSTNKVVLEETLEVEKLPNANDNEAANDASLGTTIKEMNGVEERSLVNGKMDSDSNNEDATIATPKPSSPCNDERTRSRSVTPKTAPLENGGIREENHSSLSSSKPSSNSLPKRKYNAKGAKFVREPTPGPDLDGTAEPEIETKVLTNDLNDLNENLEKANLSNDSKPDSMFEHRSNKTEDDQVSSKFASENVCNHLSKDDPIEASNEDSGFESQTRLSDYPITDAVTEWLRRANSPDIFITSNVSVDSETEDEDDVDEEPPKNLQGNPMPALSANSGVADNASLSRAASSEFARISNVKCQEQLDAANGGGSRKKREAKKRSGERRRVRHTDGTRLDHDVVSSSDSCGQMEDTVNSRRKNPSRQLETVGDVCELTEKDSVAGMRVASNSRMDSKRVNVRRTKRQGRSGRDPTSIIDTKIRRTKDADEKNDVDCDDDGDEGIVEDTMNVRTFEKGEIVVSEEGKLLTTSAHEPVLRNNNDASTTIKAIGTSETAIDTVNRKTVDRKRRSSGEEENCSGRNSLDSIEEPDVLECWEAETIEPVITPKRMLQCEGVMCEGEAAEDDIIEVEQVNIDYVQKYYRLARESATSVEDDTNGSKMNVDFSASSKSVPNQSEQIDDIPTRSGDLVGDKNVPIDEAFEVYESCYTGKPPFLPIDSKVFKSRTFYGQEGEHPIPCRAVCCNIQ comes from the exons ATGGCGAACTCTAAGCATTGGTG tcTCACATGCCAACGGTATTGCATCTACAGTGAACAAGATAAAATAG CTCCACCCGGCGAGGAGGACGAAGAAGACGGATTGCGAAACGGGTTCGCGAAGGGCCAGGAAAATGACACGAGCATGCACAGTTACAGTCGGAATGGACAGGGTGGTTACAAGCCTCGCAGGAGCGGAAACGGTGATGCCGGGACACGATCTCACAAGGACGAGTCGTCCGGTTCACCGTCTCAGCCAAAGATCATCTTCAACGAAGACGAGTACACGAGGATCACTACCCCTCGCCAGGATATGCTGTTCAAGAAGGGCTATCTGTCGAAGAAGAAACCCTGGGCTGGTAACGCAAACACCAGCGCAACGTCGTCGACCACCGAGAGCCAATCCGCGTCTCATTCCACCGCAGGTAGAGGTATAG ATGGCAGCGAAACGACGGAGGATCAGCAGCTGTTGGACCGAGACTGCGGCACCGGCGAGTACCCACCGATGATCGAACCTGGGGCCCAGTTAGGCTACGGAACGTTTTACGACCATGCTAGCGGTTACTACTACGAGTACCCTGTGATGTTGGTTGGTCCCGCGCCAGTTCCTGCACAGGTTGCGCCCAGTGTCCTGGCGGCCGTACCCTGTGGACCCGTGCCACTCAGGCCGATAGAGTGGATCAATCCTACCTTTGTGCCTAAACTGGCCGGGCAACCTTACTACATGATGGATTATGAG ACCAACCAATGCGTGGAGACGGCAGTGGTATCAGAAGAGCAAGAGAATGTGCTACCAGTGGAGACCTCGAATGGAACTTGCAACGAGAGTTGCACAGGAAGTACCAGTTGCAACGGTAGCGTGGCTGGCGAGGTTGAAGAGCAAGGAACTGAAGGCAACCCGGTGGAGGATGAACAGCAAGGCGATGAACAGAACGAGGAGCAGGTAGAAGAGCAATACTTGAACGAGCAACACGTGGAAGAACAGCAGTTGGAAAATGGGATGAACGGTGTTCCTTACATGGAGCCAGTGTTGATGCAACAACCAGTCCACGTGTCCCACGTGATACCGGCGGTCCCACAACCGTACATGTATCCTGGCCACTACATGTTCGGCCCTCCTTTGGTCAACGTGAATG GTGTCACGATACAAGGTGGACCCATGATCAGAACCACGGACGTGGCGACTATGTCGGCGGCCTGTGccaagagaagaaagaaaaaaaagagaaggaagcAGAGAAGACTTGCTACG GGTAACACGGAGGGGAACACGGACGAGGAAGAAGGAGAATACAGCTCCGAATGTGATACCGGTCTACCGTCTTCCCGGCTGTCCTGGACAGCGTGTTCAACATCGACCACGACAACGACCACGGCCAGCAATCGGCCATTGAACCCTGAATGCCAGGAGTTCAAGCTGCGACAAGTCGTCGAACCTGATACCGCGTTATCAACTATTCCAACGTCAGCGAACGCGCCGGCCAGCGAGGAGTGCACGACCAACCAGCCGGGCACGTTGTCGTCCGACGCGACCAACGCCGGCAACGAGAGCGACCAGGTGTGCAACGGCGTCGTCCGCGACGAGTCGAATAACCGGAAGGGCGACAAGTTGATCGCGAACAATTCCGACGACGTTGGATCgtcgtcctcgtcgtcgttgtcgttAGAGAAGAGTCAATCGACGTCGCCGGACGCGACAAACTCGAGCGACGAAGCGAATAGACTGACGAACAGTCTCTTCGAGCAGGAAGAGACGAATCGTTCAACGAACAAGGTGGTCCTAGAGGAGACCTTGGAGGTGGAGAAACTGCCAAACGCTAACGATAACGAAGCAGCGAACGACGCGTCGTTAGGAACGACGATTAAGGAGATGAACGGTGTAGAGGAGAGGAGCCTGGTGAACGGGAAGATGGACTCCGATTCGAACAACGAAGACGCTACGATAGCGACACCGAAACCATCATCGCCTTGTAACGACGAACGGACGCGCTCTAGATCCGTAACGCCAAAGACTGCTCCCTTGGAGAACGGAGGGATCCGCGAGGAGAATCATTCGTCCTTGTCCAGCAGTAAACCTTCGTCGAACAGTTTGCCGAAGAGGAAGTACAACGCGAAAGGTGCGAAGTTCGTGAGGGAACCAACGCCCGGTCCAGACTTGGACGGCACCGCGGAGCCGGAAATCGAGACCAAGGTCTTAACGAACGATTTGAACGATTTAAACGAGAATTTGGAGAAAGCGAATCTGTCGAATGACTCGAAACCGGATTCCATGTTCGAGCATCGCAGCAACAAGACAGAAGACGATCAAGTGTCGAGTAAGTTTGCATCGGAGAACGTTTGTAATCATTTGAGCAAAGACGATCCGATCGAGGCGTCGAACGAAGACTCCGGCTTCGAGAGTCAGACACGGTTGTCCGATTATCCCATCACGGACGCGGTGACGGAGTGGCTACGCAGAGCGAACTCGCCAGATATATTCATCACGTCGAACGTCTCGGTGGACAGCGAGACGGAGGACGAGGATGACGTGGACGAAGAGCCGCCAAAAAACTTGCAAGGCAACCCCATGCCTGCACTATCTGCTAATAGCGGCGTCGCTGACAATGCGTCATTGTCGCGTGCCGCTAGCAGCGAATTCGCAAGGATCAGCAACGTGAAGTGCCAGGAACAGCTGGACGCAGCCAACGGTGGTGGTTCgaggaaaaagagagaggCGAAGAAGAGATCCGGTGAACGAAGGCGGGTTAGACACACGGATGGCACACGTTTGGACCACGATGTGGTGTCATCGTCGGATTCGTGCGGCCAGATGGAGGACACGGTGAACAGCAGAAGGAAGAATCCGTCGAGGCAGCTGGAGACTGTTGGTGATGTTTGCGAATTAACTGAGAAGGATAGCGTTGCGGGTATGAGGGTTGCTTCAAATTCTCGGATGGACTCGAAGAGGGTCAACGTAAGGCGAACGAAAAGACAGGGGAGATCCGGTCGGGATCCCACGAGCATTATTGATACGAAGATCCGTCGCACGAAGGACGCGGACGAGAAGAACGACGTCGACTGcgacgacgacggcgacgAGGGTATCGTCGAGGACACGATGAACGTAAGGACCTTCGAGAAGGGTGAGATCGTCGTCTCGGAGGAGGGGAAGTTGTTGACGACATCCGCTCACGAGCCGGTATTGCGAAACAATAACGACGCTTCCACGACGATCAAAGCGATCGGGACGAGCGAAACTGCGATAGATACGGTTAACCGAAAGACGGTGGATAGAAAGAGGAGAAGCAGCGGCGAGGAGGAGAATTGTAGCGGGAGAAATTCCTTGGACAGCATAGAGGAGCCTGACGTGTTAGAATGCTGGGAAGCGGAGACGATTGAACCTGTGATAACCCCGAAGAGGATGTTGCAATGCGAGGGGGTAATGTGCGAGGGCGAAGCTGCTGAAGACGATATCATCGAAGTTGAACAGGTCAACATCGATTACGTTCAGAAATATTATAGATTAGCTCGGGAGAGTGCTACTAGCGTAGAGGATGATACGAATGGCTCTAAGATGAACGTAGATTTCTCAGCATCATCGAAATCAGTGCCAAATCAGTCCGAGCAAATTGATGATATCCCGACGCGCAGCGGTGACCTCGTCGGCGACAAGAACGTCCCCATAGACGAGGCTTTTGAGGTATACGAAAGCTGTTACACCGGCAAACCTCCGTTCCTGCCAATCGATTCGAAAGTTTTCAAGTCACGAACGTTCTACGGTCAAGAGGGCGAACATCCGATACCGTGCAGAGCTGTTTGTTGTAACATCCAATGA
- the LOC114877094 gene encoding uncharacterized protein LOC114877094 isoform X5 yields MGKKGSKRKTRWRTLSIGAPPGEEDEEDGLRNGFAKGQENDTSMHSYSRNGQGGYKPRRSGNGDAGTRSHKDESSGSPSQPKIIFNEDEYTRITTPRQDMLFKKGYLSKKKPWAGNANTSATSSTTESQSASHSTAGRGIDGSETTEDQQLLDRDCGTGEYPPMIEPGAQLGYGTFYDHASGYYYEYPVMLVGPAPVPAQVAPSVLAAVPCGPVPLRPIEWINPTFVPKLAGQPYYMMDYETNQCVETAVVSEEQENVLPVETSNGTCNESCTGSTSCNGSVAGEVEEQGTEGNPVEDEQQGDEQNEEQVEEQYLNEQHVEEQQLENGMNGVPYMEPVLMQQPVHVSHVIPAVPQPYMYPGHYMFGPPLVNVNGVTIQGGPMIRTTDVATMSAACAKRRKKKKRRKQRRLATGNTEGNTDEEEGEYSSECDTGLPSSRLSWTACSTSTTTTTTASNRPLNPECQEFKLRQVVEPDTALSTIPTSANAPASEECTTNQPGTLSSDATNAGNESDQVCNGVVRDESNNRKGDKLIANNSDDVGSSSSSSLSLEKSQSTSPDATNSSDEANRLTNSLFEQEETNRSTNKVVLEETLEVEKLPNANDNEAANDASLGTTIKEMNGVEERSLVNGKMDSDSNNEDATIATPKPSSPCNDERTRSRSVTPKTAPLENGGIREENHSSLSSSKPSSNSLPKRKYNAKGAKFVREPTPGPDLDGTAEPEIETKVLTNDLNDLNENLEKANLSNDSKPDSMFEHRSNKTEDDQVSSKFASENVCNHLSKDDPIEASNEDSGFESQTRLSDYPITDAVTEWLRRANSPDIFITSNVSVDSETEDEDDVDEEPPKNLQGNPMPALSANSGVADNASLSRAASSEFARISNVKCQEQLDAANGGGSRKKREAKKRSGERRRVRHTDGTRLDHDVVSSSDSCGQMEDTVNSRRKNPSRQLETVGDVCELTEKDSVAGMRVASNSRMDSKRVNVRRTKRQGRSGRDPTSIIDTKIRRTKDADEKNDVDCDDDGDEGIVEDTMNVRTFEKGEIVVSEEGKLLTTSAHEPVLRNNNDASTTIKAIGTSETAIDTVNRKTVDRKRRSSGEEENCSGRNSLDSIEEPDVLECWEAETIEPVITPKRMLQCEGVMCEGEAAEDDIIEVEQVNIDYVQKYYRLARESATSVEDDTNGSKMNVDFSASSKSVPNQSEQIDDIPTRSGDLVGDKNVPIDEAFEVYESCYTGKPPFLPIDSKVFKSRTFYGQEGEHPIPCRAVCCNIQ; encoded by the exons ATGGGCAAGAAGGGTTCTAAGCGAAAAACTCGATGGCGAACTCTAAGCATTGGTG CTCCACCCGGCGAGGAGGACGAAGAAGACGGATTGCGAAACGGGTTCGCGAAGGGCCAGGAAAATGACACGAGCATGCACAGTTACAGTCGGAATGGACAGGGTGGTTACAAGCCTCGCAGGAGCGGAAACGGTGATGCCGGGACACGATCTCACAAGGACGAGTCGTCCGGTTCACCGTCTCAGCCAAAGATCATCTTCAACGAAGACGAGTACACGAGGATCACTACCCCTCGCCAGGATATGCTGTTCAAGAAGGGCTATCTGTCGAAGAAGAAACCCTGGGCTGGTAACGCAAACACCAGCGCAACGTCGTCGACCACCGAGAGCCAATCCGCGTCTCATTCCACCGCAGGTAGAGGTATAG ATGGCAGCGAAACGACGGAGGATCAGCAGCTGTTGGACCGAGACTGCGGCACCGGCGAGTACCCACCGATGATCGAACCTGGGGCCCAGTTAGGCTACGGAACGTTTTACGACCATGCTAGCGGTTACTACTACGAGTACCCTGTGATGTTGGTTGGTCCCGCGCCAGTTCCTGCACAGGTTGCGCCCAGTGTCCTGGCGGCCGTACCCTGTGGACCCGTGCCACTCAGGCCGATAGAGTGGATCAATCCTACCTTTGTGCCTAAACTGGCCGGGCAACCTTACTACATGATGGATTATGAG ACCAACCAATGCGTGGAGACGGCAGTGGTATCAGAAGAGCAAGAGAATGTGCTACCAGTGGAGACCTCGAATGGAACTTGCAACGAGAGTTGCACAGGAAGTACCAGTTGCAACGGTAGCGTGGCTGGCGAGGTTGAAGAGCAAGGAACTGAAGGCAACCCGGTGGAGGATGAACAGCAAGGCGATGAACAGAACGAGGAGCAGGTAGAAGAGCAATACTTGAACGAGCAACACGTGGAAGAACAGCAGTTGGAAAATGGGATGAACGGTGTTCCTTACATGGAGCCAGTGTTGATGCAACAACCAGTCCACGTGTCCCACGTGATACCGGCGGTCCCACAACCGTACATGTATCCTGGCCACTACATGTTCGGCCCTCCTTTGGTCAACGTGAATG GTGTCACGATACAAGGTGGACCCATGATCAGAACCACGGACGTGGCGACTATGTCGGCGGCCTGTGccaagagaagaaagaaaaaaaagagaaggaagcAGAGAAGACTTGCTACG GGTAACACGGAGGGGAACACGGACGAGGAAGAAGGAGAATACAGCTCCGAATGTGATACCGGTCTACCGTCTTCCCGGCTGTCCTGGACAGCGTGTTCAACATCGACCACGACAACGACCACGGCCAGCAATCGGCCATTGAACCCTGAATGCCAGGAGTTCAAGCTGCGACAAGTCGTCGAACCTGATACCGCGTTATCAACTATTCCAACGTCAGCGAACGCGCCGGCCAGCGAGGAGTGCACGACCAACCAGCCGGGCACGTTGTCGTCCGACGCGACCAACGCCGGCAACGAGAGCGACCAGGTGTGCAACGGCGTCGTCCGCGACGAGTCGAATAACCGGAAGGGCGACAAGTTGATCGCGAACAATTCCGACGACGTTGGATCgtcgtcctcgtcgtcgttgtcgttAGAGAAGAGTCAATCGACGTCGCCGGACGCGACAAACTCGAGCGACGAAGCGAATAGACTGACGAACAGTCTCTTCGAGCAGGAAGAGACGAATCGTTCAACGAACAAGGTGGTCCTAGAGGAGACCTTGGAGGTGGAGAAACTGCCAAACGCTAACGATAACGAAGCAGCGAACGACGCGTCGTTAGGAACGACGATTAAGGAGATGAACGGTGTAGAGGAGAGGAGCCTGGTGAACGGGAAGATGGACTCCGATTCGAACAACGAAGACGCTACGATAGCGACACCGAAACCATCATCGCCTTGTAACGACGAACGGACGCGCTCTAGATCCGTAACGCCAAAGACTGCTCCCTTGGAGAACGGAGGGATCCGCGAGGAGAATCATTCGTCCTTGTCCAGCAGTAAACCTTCGTCGAACAGTTTGCCGAAGAGGAAGTACAACGCGAAAGGTGCGAAGTTCGTGAGGGAACCAACGCCCGGTCCAGACTTGGACGGCACCGCGGAGCCGGAAATCGAGACCAAGGTCTTAACGAACGATTTGAACGATTTAAACGAGAATTTGGAGAAAGCGAATCTGTCGAATGACTCGAAACCGGATTCCATGTTCGAGCATCGCAGCAACAAGACAGAAGACGATCAAGTGTCGAGTAAGTTTGCATCGGAGAACGTTTGTAATCATTTGAGCAAAGACGATCCGATCGAGGCGTCGAACGAAGACTCCGGCTTCGAGAGTCAGACACGGTTGTCCGATTATCCCATCACGGACGCGGTGACGGAGTGGCTACGCAGAGCGAACTCGCCAGATATATTCATCACGTCGAACGTCTCGGTGGACAGCGAGACGGAGGACGAGGATGACGTGGACGAAGAGCCGCCAAAAAACTTGCAAGGCAACCCCATGCCTGCACTATCTGCTAATAGCGGCGTCGCTGACAATGCGTCATTGTCGCGTGCCGCTAGCAGCGAATTCGCAAGGATCAGCAACGTGAAGTGCCAGGAACAGCTGGACGCAGCCAACGGTGGTGGTTCgaggaaaaagagagaggCGAAGAAGAGATCCGGTGAACGAAGGCGGGTTAGACACACGGATGGCACACGTTTGGACCACGATGTGGTGTCATCGTCGGATTCGTGCGGCCAGATGGAGGACACGGTGAACAGCAGAAGGAAGAATCCGTCGAGGCAGCTGGAGACTGTTGGTGATGTTTGCGAATTAACTGAGAAGGATAGCGTTGCGGGTATGAGGGTTGCTTCAAATTCTCGGATGGACTCGAAGAGGGTCAACGTAAGGCGAACGAAAAGACAGGGGAGATCCGGTCGGGATCCCACGAGCATTATTGATACGAAGATCCGTCGCACGAAGGACGCGGACGAGAAGAACGACGTCGACTGcgacgacgacggcgacgAGGGTATCGTCGAGGACACGATGAACGTAAGGACCTTCGAGAAGGGTGAGATCGTCGTCTCGGAGGAGGGGAAGTTGTTGACGACATCCGCTCACGAGCCGGTATTGCGAAACAATAACGACGCTTCCACGACGATCAAAGCGATCGGGACGAGCGAAACTGCGATAGATACGGTTAACCGAAAGACGGTGGATAGAAAGAGGAGAAGCAGCGGCGAGGAGGAGAATTGTAGCGGGAGAAATTCCTTGGACAGCATAGAGGAGCCTGACGTGTTAGAATGCTGGGAAGCGGAGACGATTGAACCTGTGATAACCCCGAAGAGGATGTTGCAATGCGAGGGGGTAATGTGCGAGGGCGAAGCTGCTGAAGACGATATCATCGAAGTTGAACAGGTCAACATCGATTACGTTCAGAAATATTATAGATTAGCTCGGGAGAGTGCTACTAGCGTAGAGGATGATACGAATGGCTCTAAGATGAACGTAGATTTCTCAGCATCATCGAAATCAGTGCCAAATCAGTCCGAGCAAATTGATGATATCCCGACGCGCAGCGGTGACCTCGTCGGCGACAAGAACGTCCCCATAGACGAGGCTTTTGAGGTATACGAAAGCTGTTACACCGGCAAACCTCCGTTCCTGCCAATCGATTCGAAAGTTTTCAAGTCACGAACGTTCTACGGTCAAGAGGGCGAACATCCGATACCGTGCAGAGCTGTTTGTTGTAACATCCAATGA